One region of Jonesiaceae bacterium BS-20 genomic DNA includes:
- the rpsK gene encoding 30S ribosomal protein S11 yields MPPKTRAAQGARKPRRKDKKNVSIGQAHIKSTFNNTIVSITDPSGAVISWASSGQVGFKGSRKSTPYAAQLAAESAARRAQEHGMKKVDVFVKGPGSGRETAIRSLQAAGLEVGSIQDVTPQAHNGCRQPKRRRV; encoded by the coding sequence ATGCCTCCAAAGACTCGCGCGGCGCAGGGCGCCCGCAAGCCTCGCCGTAAAGACAAAAAGAACGTCTCAATCGGCCAGGCGCACATCAAGAGTACGTTTAACAACACGATTGTTTCCATCACGGACCCATCAGGTGCCGTTATTTCATGGGCATCGTCAGGTCAGGTTGGCTTCAAGGGTTCACGTAAGTCAACCCCATATGCAGCCCAGCTTGCTGCTGAGTCGGCTGCACGCCGCGCTCAGGAACACGGTATGAAGAAGGTAGACGTCTTCGTTAAGGGCCCAGGCTCTGGACGCGAAACCGCAATTCGTTCCCTTCAGGCTGCTGGCCTCGAAGTTGGTTCGATTCAGGACGTAACGCCTCAGGCACACAACGGCTGCCGTCAGCCTAAGCGCCGCCGCGTCTGA
- the rpsM gene encoding 30S ribosomal protein S13 — protein sequence MARLIGVDLPRDKRLEVALTYIYGVGRTRAQETMKAAGIADNVRVKDLGDAELVALRDYLEANYKLEGDLRREVAADIRRKVEIGCYQGLRHRRGLPVHGQRTKTNARTRKGPKRTVAGKKKAR from the coding sequence ATGGCACGTCTTATTGGCGTCGACCTCCCTCGCGACAAGCGACTAGAGGTTGCGCTTACTTACATTTACGGCGTAGGCCGTACCCGCGCCCAAGAAACAATGAAGGCTGCGGGAATTGCAGATAACGTACGCGTTAAGGACCTCGGCGACGCCGAGCTCGTAGCGCTACGTGACTACCTCGAAGCTAACTACAAGCTCGAGGGTGACCTTCGCCGTGAGGTTGCTGCTGACATCCGCCGCAAGGTTGAGATCGGCTGCTATCAGGGTCTGCGTCACCGCCGCGGACTTCCAGTTCACGGTCAGCGCACCAAAACCAACGCGCGCACCCGTAAGGGACCAAAGCGCACAGTGGCCGGTAAGAAGAAGGCTCGCTGA
- the rpmJ gene encoding 50S ribosomal protein L36 yields MKVNPSVKKICDKCKVIRRHGRVMVICENVRHKQRQG; encoded by the coding sequence ATGAAGGTCAACCCAAGCGTTAAGAAGATCTGTGACAAGTGCAAGGTTATTCGCCGGCACGGTCGCGTAATGGTCATCTGTGAAAACGTTCGTCACAAGCAGCGCCAGGGCTAA
- the infA gene encoding translation initiation factor IF-1: MAKKDGVIEIEGSVVEALPNAMFRVELTNGHKVLAHISGKMRQHYIRILPEDRVVVELSPYDLSRGRIVYRYK; the protein is encoded by the coding sequence ATGGCAAAGAAGGACGGTGTCATCGAAATCGAGGGCAGCGTGGTCGAGGCTCTTCCTAACGCGATGTTTCGCGTAGAACTGACCAACGGTCACAAGGTGCTAGCGCACATTTCGGGCAAAATGAGACAACACTACATTCGTATCCTCCCGGAGGACCGCGTAGTAGTCGAGTTGAGCCCGTATGACTTGTCCCGTGGCCGAATTGTCTACCGCTACAAGTAA
- the map gene encoding type I methionyl aminopeptidase, with protein MDKMFGSKKIEIKSPDQIALMRKAGLIVATALSEVRDALRPGLSALELNDLAHAVILDHGAQPSFLDYEGFSKSLCISINDEVIHGIPNQRIITPGDVVSFDCGAIVDGWHADSALTAIVGEPEASEHTNLVTATERAMWAGIAAVASAKRVNGIGKLIETEVYAQSDRYGWDFGIVEEFVGHGIGSTLHQDPDVPNFRVRGLSPKIIPGMCLAIEPMLTLGSPEIEILDDGWTVRTVDRAFAAHWEHTVAVFEDGICVLTAHDGGKSELEGLGIKVVTL; from the coding sequence ATGGACAAGATGTTCGGTTCAAAGAAAATCGAAATCAAGTCCCCGGACCAGATTGCGCTTATGCGTAAGGCCGGCCTGATCGTTGCAACAGCACTGTCAGAAGTCCGGGACGCCCTGCGTCCCGGACTTTCTGCGTTGGAGCTGAACGATCTCGCCCATGCCGTGATTCTGGATCACGGGGCACAGCCGTCATTTCTAGATTATGAGGGCTTTTCAAAATCATTGTGTATCTCAATCAATGATGAGGTGATCCACGGCATTCCAAACCAGCGGATCATCACCCCCGGCGACGTAGTCTCATTCGACTGCGGAGCCATCGTTGATGGATGGCATGCTGACAGCGCGTTGACGGCCATTGTGGGCGAGCCAGAAGCTTCCGAGCACACCAACCTGGTCACGGCGACGGAACGCGCCATGTGGGCGGGTATCGCTGCGGTAGCCAGCGCAAAGCGGGTTAACGGCATCGGGAAATTGATTGAAACCGAGGTTTATGCCCAAAGCGACCGTTATGGCTGGGACTTTGGCATTGTTGAAGAGTTTGTCGGACACGGCATTGGCTCAACTCTGCATCAGGACCCCGACGTTCCTAATTTCAGGGTGCGGGGCCTGAGTCCCAAAATTATTCCGGGTATGTGTCTTGCGATCGAACCAATGCTCACCTTGGGCAGTCCAGAAATTGAAATTCTCGATGATGGCTGGACGGTTCGCACGGTAGACCGTGCGTTTGCAGCGCATTGGGAGCATACGGTTGCGGTGTTTGAGGACGGGATTTGCGTGCTTACAGCCCATGATGGCGGTAAAAGCGAACTCGAGGGGCTCGGAATTAAGGTTGTAACTCTCTAG
- a CDS encoding adenylate kinase: MSARLVLLGAPGAGKGTQAAQLAKVLNVEAISTGDIFRANIKGETELGKLAQQYTAKGELVPDSVTNAMVRDKLTSKVGDNPKDLGFILDGYPRNLAQVAELDQILTDLGVTLDGAVEITADNAIVSERLLKRAEIEGRADDTAEVIAHRLTVYAEQTAPISGEYASRGALVQVDGIGEVEEVTARLVAGIEQLG, translated from the coding sequence ATGAGCGCACGCTTAGTGCTATTGGGGGCCCCTGGTGCTGGTAAAGGCACCCAGGCCGCTCAGCTCGCCAAGGTTTTGAACGTTGAGGCCATCTCAACCGGTGATATCTTCCGAGCAAATATTAAGGGTGAAACTGAACTTGGCAAACTTGCCCAGCAGTACACAGCTAAGGGCGAGCTAGTCCCGGACTCGGTAACCAACGCGATGGTGCGCGACAAGCTCACTTCGAAGGTTGGCGACAACCCGAAGGACTTGGGCTTCATCCTCGATGGTTACCCACGTAACCTGGCTCAGGTTGCGGAACTCGATCAGATTCTGACGGATCTGGGAGTTACTCTCGACGGGGCAGTGGAGATTACCGCGGACAACGCGATTGTCTCCGAGCGCTTACTAAAGCGGGCCGAGATCGAGGGCCGGGCGGACGACACCGCCGAGGTCATCGCTCACCGCTTGACCGTATACGCGGAGCAGACCGCTCCGATTTCCGGCGAGTATGCCAGCCGTGGCGCTTTGGTTCAGGTTGACGGGATCGGTGAGGTAGAAGAAGTTACCGCACGGCTCGTTGCCGGAATTGAACAGCTCGGTTAA
- the secY gene encoding preprotein translocase subunit SecY: MLSGFARAFRTPDLRRKLLFTISIIVLYRIGSNVPAPGVSYTNVQQCLAASDGGGLLGLVNLFSGGALLQLSIFALGIMPYITASIIVQLLRVVIPRFEALQKEGQTGQAKLTQYTRYLTIFLGVLQATTYVTMARTGQLIPGCDIIPNDSVMTSIMIILVMTAGTGLIMWLGEQITENGVGNGMSMLIFISIIASFPGALWSISKGTGGFAKFGVVVLISLLVIALVVFVEQSQRRIPVQYAKRMVGRKVYGGSSTYIPIKINISGVIPVIFASSILTVPMLLAQFANIDAPWVRWVQDNIASTSSPLHLTLYVLMIIFFAFFYTAITFNPDDVADNMKKYGGFIPGIRAGRPTAEYLAYVINRVTTAGSIYLALVALIPTVAFIVLGVGENLPFGGTSILIIVGVGLETVKQIDAQLQQRNYEGLLK, translated from the coding sequence GTGCTAAGCGGTTTCGCTCGGGCGTTCAGAACGCCCGACCTTCGACGCAAGCTACTGTTCACGATTTCGATTATCGTGCTGTATCGAATTGGTTCAAACGTCCCTGCGCCCGGGGTTTCCTACACGAATGTGCAGCAATGTCTCGCGGCCTCCGATGGGGGAGGCCTGCTGGGTCTTGTGAACCTCTTCAGTGGTGGCGCACTACTACAACTTTCAATCTTTGCACTAGGTATCATGCCGTACATTACGGCGAGTATCATTGTGCAGCTGCTGCGCGTGGTTATCCCGCGCTTTGAGGCCCTTCAGAAAGAAGGCCAGACCGGCCAGGCGAAGCTGACGCAGTACACGCGGTACCTGACCATCTTCTTGGGTGTTCTGCAGGCAACCACGTACGTGACAATGGCTCGTACCGGCCAGTTGATCCCCGGCTGTGACATTATTCCGAACGACTCGGTCATGACCTCGATCATGATCATCCTCGTGATGACCGCCGGAACCGGCCTCATCATGTGGCTCGGTGAGCAGATCACCGAGAACGGCGTTGGCAACGGAATGTCGATGCTGATCTTCATTTCGATCATCGCTTCCTTCCCAGGCGCCCTGTGGTCGATCTCGAAGGGCACCGGTGGCTTTGCCAAGTTCGGTGTCGTTGTTTTGATTTCCCTGCTCGTGATTGCCCTCGTGGTCTTTGTTGAGCAGTCTCAGCGTCGGATCCCGGTCCAGTATGCAAAGCGCATGGTTGGTCGCAAGGTTTACGGTGGATCTTCCACGTACATCCCAATCAAGATCAACATCTCCGGTGTTATCCCGGTGATCTTCGCGTCATCGATCCTGACGGTGCCAATGTTGCTGGCTCAGTTCGCTAACATTGACGCTCCTTGGGTCCGGTGGGTTCAGGACAACATTGCCTCGACTTCATCACCGCTGCACCTGACGCTGTATGTCTTGATGATTATCTTCTTTGCGTTCTTCTACACCGCAATCACGTTCAACCCGGACGACGTTGCTGACAACATGAAGAAGTACGGCGGATTCATTCCGGGCATTCGTGCCGGGCGCCCAACCGCTGAGTACCTCGCGTACGTCATTAACCGTGTGACCACCGCCGGTTCCATTTACCTGGCTCTGGTCGCACTCATCCCGACCGTCGCATTCATTGTGCTCGGTGTGGGAGAGAACCTGCCATTCGGTGGAACCTCAATTTTGATTATCGTTGGTGTGGGACTCGAGACTGTTAAGCAGATCGACGCCCAACTCCAGCAACGTAACTACGAAGGACTGCTGAAATGA
- the rplO gene encoding 50S ribosomal protein L15 encodes MAEKKADDAVEAVAETAKKAPAKKAPAKKAVAEKAEVKKTVKKAEEETPAAGPALKLHHLRPAPGSRPSKTRVGRGEGSKGKTAGRGTKGTKARYQVPFGFEGGQMPLHMRLPKLRGFKNPFKVEFQVVNLDKLEQLFPQGGVVTVADLVDKGAVRKGLPVKVLGTGDVTVKLNVAVDAVSSSAREKILAAGGSVTQD; translated from the coding sequence ATGGCTGAAAAGAAGGCTGATGACGCGGTAGAGGCAGTAGCTGAAACCGCAAAGAAGGCCCCTGCAAAGAAGGCTCCAGCGAAAAAGGCTGTTGCTGAAAAGGCAGAGGTTAAGAAGACCGTCAAGAAGGCTGAGGAAGAAACCCCAGCCGCTGGTCCAGCTCTCAAGCTGCACCACTTGCGTCCAGCTCCAGGATCACGTCCATCCAAGACCCGTGTTGGTCGTGGTGAGGGATCCAAGGGTAAGACCGCAGGTCGCGGTACCAAGGGAACGAAAGCTCGTTACCAAGTACCATTCGGCTTCGAGGGTGGCCAAATGCCACTCCACATGCGTCTTCCAAAGCTGCGTGGCTTCAAGAACCCATTCAAGGTTGAATTCCAGGTTGTAAACCTGGACAAGCTTGAGCAGCTCTTCCCACAGGGTGGAGTTGTTACGGTTGCTGACCTCGTAGACAAGGGCGCAGTTCGCAAGGGACTCCCAGTGAAGGTATTGGGAACCGGCGACGTTACCGTCAAGCTGAATGTTGCGGTTGACGCGGTATCCAGCTCTGCTAGGGAAAAAATCCTTGCAGCTGGCGGATCAGTTACACAAGACTGA
- the rpmD gene encoding 50S ribosomal protein L30 has translation MSTLKVTQVKSAIGGKQNQRDTLRSLGLTKLGANTVREDTPVVRGMIATVAHLVKVEEVN, from the coding sequence ATGAGCACTCTGAAAGTGACCCAGGTCAAGTCCGCTATTGGCGGAAAGCAAAACCAGCGCGACACGCTTCGTAGCTTGGGCCTGACGAAACTCGGTGCTAACACCGTACGTGAGGACACCCCAGTGGTACGCGGCATGATCGCAACCGTGGCTCACCTAGTTAAGGTTGAGGAGGTTAACTGA
- the rpsE gene encoding 30S ribosomal protein S5 produces MAAGQRSTGAPTGGANEQQNDRRSGGRGRGEGGGRRGDAAEKSAFVERVVAINRVSKVVKGGRRFSFTALVVVGDGDGTVGIGYGKAKEVPAAIAKGVEEAKKSFFRVPRIQGTIPHPIQGEDAAGVVFLRPAAPGTGVIAGGPVRAVLECAGIHDVLSKSLGSSNAINIVRATVAALRGLEEPAAVAARRGLALEDVAPAPLLRAQAAGIAAKAAEVGTK; encoded by the coding sequence ATGGCTGCAGGGCAGCGCAGTACTGGCGCCCCCACGGGTGGCGCAAACGAGCAACAGAACGATCGTCGTTCCGGTGGCCGCGGTCGCGGCGAAGGCGGCGGACGTCGTGGTGACGCAGCTGAAAAGAGCGCTTTTGTAGAGCGCGTCGTCGCTATCAACCGTGTTTCCAAGGTTGTTAAGGGTGGACGTCGTTTCTCCTTCACCGCACTTGTTGTGGTTGGAGATGGCGATGGCACCGTAGGCATTGGTTACGGTAAGGCTAAGGAAGTTCCTGCAGCGATTGCTAAGGGTGTAGAAGAAGCTAAGAAGTCCTTCTTCCGCGTTCCACGCATCCAGGGAACCATTCCTCACCCAATTCAGGGTGAAGACGCAGCTGGAGTAGTATTCCTGCGCCCAGCAGCACCAGGTACCGGTGTTATCGCCGGTGGTCCAGTGCGTGCGGTTCTGGAATGCGCCGGTATCCACGACGTACTTTCCAAGTCACTTGGATCCTCAAACGCAATCAACATCGTCCGTGCGACGGTAGCGGCACTGCGTGGTCTTGAGGAGCCAGCAGCAGTTGCGGCTCGCCGTGGACTTGCTCTTGAGGACGTTGCTCCGGCACCGCTCCTACGGGCACAGGCCGCCGGCATCGCAGCGAAGGCAGCAGAGGTAGGCACTAAATGA
- the rplR gene encoding 50S ribosomal protein L18: MALKLIGKSKSIARRRRHVRLRKKISGVASRPRMVVTRSSRHISVQVVDDTVGKTLVSASTLEAELRGLDADKTAKSRKVGELVAERAKAAGIDSVIFDRGGNKYHGRVAAVADGAREGGLSL; encoded by the coding sequence ATGGCTCTGAAACTAATTGGCAAGAGCAAATCCATTGCCCGTCGACGTCGTCACGTGCGTCTTCGCAAGAAGATCAGCGGTGTTGCCTCACGTCCACGCATGGTAGTGACGCGTTCTTCACGTCACATCTCCGTTCAGGTTGTCGACGACACCGTCGGCAAGACCCTGGTTTCGGCTTCCACACTCGAGGCAGAGCTCCGCGGCCTCGATGCAGACAAGACCGCCAAGTCCCGCAAGGTCGGCGAGCTAGTCGCTGAGCGCGCAAAGGCTGCCGGTATTGACTCGGTCATCTTTGACCGCGGTGGAAACAAGTACCACGGACGGGTCGCTGCTGTAGCAGACGGTGCCCGCGAAGGTGGTCTGTCACTATGA
- the rplF gene encoding 50S ribosomal protein L6, which translates to MSRIGRLPIPVPAGVDVTISGALVTVKGPKGTLEHVIAAPIEVAREEDGSLVVSRPNDERESRALHGLTRTLLDNLIIGVTQGYEKKLEIVGTGYRVAAKGKDLDFTLGFSHPVVVSAPEGITFAVESPTKFSVSGIDKQQVGEVSANIRKIRKPEPYKGKGIRYAGEDVRRKAGKAGK; encoded by the coding sequence ATGTCACGTATCGGTAGACTTCCTATTCCGGTTCCCGCTGGTGTGGATGTAACTATTAGCGGCGCGCTAGTAACGGTTAAGGGCCCTAAGGGAACCCTTGAGCACGTTATTGCAGCCCCAATCGAAGTAGCTCGCGAAGAAGACGGATCCCTCGTGGTTTCCCGTCCGAACGATGAGCGCGAGTCACGTGCCCTGCACGGTTTGACCCGCACCCTGCTGGATAACCTGATCATCGGTGTTACCCAGGGCTACGAAAAGAAGCTTGAAATTGTAGGCACCGGTTACCGTGTAGCGGCCAAGGGCAAGGACCTAGACTTCACTCTAGGTTTCTCGCACCCGGTCGTGGTTTCCGCTCCTGAAGGCATCACCTTTGCTGTCGAAAGCCCAACCAAGTTCTCGGTTTCGGGTATCGACAAGCAGCAGGTTGGCGAGGTATCTGCGAACATTCGTAAGATCCGTAAGCCAGAGCCTTACAAGGGCAAGGGAATCCGCTACGCCGGCGAAGACGTCCGCCGCAAGGCTGGAAAGGCTGGTAAGTAA
- the rpsH gene encoding 30S ribosomal protein S8 → MTMTDPIADMLTRLRNANSAFHDTVEMPSSKLKSNIADILKAQGYIKGWTVEDAAVGKTLVLELKFSPDRERALKGLTRVSKPGLRVYAKSTNLPKVRGGLGVAILSTSSGLLTDKQAAEKGVGGEVLAYVW, encoded by the coding sequence ATGACAATGACCGACCCGATCGCAGACATGCTTACGCGTCTGCGGAACGCGAACTCGGCTTTCCACGATACGGTAGAAATGCCATCGTCAAAGCTGAAGTCGAACATTGCAGACATTTTGAAGGCACAAGGGTACATCAAGGGATGGACGGTTGAGGACGCCGCAGTTGGCAAGACTCTCGTCCTAGAACTGAAGTTCAGCCCAGACCGTGAGCGTGCGCTCAAGGGATTGACCCGTGTTTCAAAGCCTGGTCTGCGTGTGTATGCAAAGTCCACCAACCTGCCAAAGGTACGCGGCGGCCTCGGAGTGGCAATCTTGTCCACCTCCTCAGGTCTGCTGACTGACAAGCAGGCTGCAGAGAAGGGCGTAGGTGGGGAAGTCCTCGCCTACGTCTGGTAA
- a CDS encoding type Z 30S ribosomal protein S14 produces MAKKALINKAAAKPKFAVRAYTRCQKCGRPHSVYRKFGLCRVCLREMAHRGELPGVTKSSW; encoded by the coding sequence ATGGCGAAGAAGGCCCTGATCAATAAGGCCGCCGCAAAGCCAAAGTTCGCGGTTCGCGCCTACACCCGGTGCCAGAAGTGCGGTCGTCCGCACTCTGTGTACCGCAAGTTCGGTCTCTGCCGTGTGTGCCTGCGTGAAATGGCACACCGTGGAGAACTACCCGGCGTCACGAAGAGCAGCTGGTAA
- the rplE gene encoding 50S ribosomal protein L5, protein MSTETKTAPRLKTRYNEEIRQALLEEFAHSNVNQVGGLVKVVVNMGVGDAAQDSKRIEGAINDLTLITGQKPQVTRARKSIAQFKLREGMPIGAHVTLRGDRMWEFTDRLISIALPRIRDFRGLSPKQFDGNGNYTFGLTEQSMFHEIDPDKIDRVRGMDITVVTSAKTDDEGRSLLKRLGFPFKEN, encoded by the coding sequence ATGAGCACCGAGACTAAGACTGCTCCACGGCTGAAGACTCGCTACAACGAAGAGATCCGCCAGGCACTGCTTGAGGAATTTGCACACTCGAACGTTAACCAGGTTGGTGGCCTCGTAAAGGTCGTCGTCAACATGGGTGTTGGAGATGCTGCTCAGGACTCCAAGCGGATCGAAGGCGCAATCAACGATCTGACCCTGATTACGGGTCAGAAGCCACAGGTAACGCGCGCGCGCAAGTCGATCGCGCAGTTCAAGCTCCGTGAGGGAATGCCTATCGGCGCTCACGTAACGCTGCGTGGCGACCGTATGTGGGAGTTCACCGACCGCCTGATCTCGATTGCGCTTCCGCGTATTCGTGACTTCCGTGGTTTGTCACCAAAGCAATTTGATGGCAACGGTAACTACACCTTCGGTCTGACCGAACAATCGATGTTCCACGAGATCGACCCCGACAAGATTGACCGGGTTCGCGGCATGGACATCACTGTTGTAACCTCCGCTAAGACCGATGACGAGGGCCGTTCGCTGCTCAAGCGTCTCGGCTTCCCTTTCAAGGAGAACTGA
- the rplX gene encoding 50S ribosomal protein L24: MANIKKGDTVLVIAGKDKGKTGRVLEVLKDRDRVIVEGVARVTKHVKPGQTARGTQTGGIETIEAAIHISNVQYYDASEKRGKRIGVRLEEVERDGRTRVSRVRVTRGHGVAEKDI, encoded by the coding sequence ATGGCGAATATCAAAAAGGGTGACACCGTATTAGTCATTGCCGGTAAAGACAAGGGCAAGACTGGCCGCGTACTCGAGGTCCTCAAAGACCGCGACCGCGTTATCGTTGAAGGCGTCGCACGTGTTACAAAGCACGTCAAGCCTGGTCAGACGGCTCGTGGAACGCAGACCGGTGGCATTGAGACCATCGAAGCTGCAATCCACATCTCTAACGTTCAGTACTACGACGCATCTGAGAAGCGCGGTAAGCGCATCGGTGTTCGTTTGGAAGAAGTTGAGCGTGACGGCCGTACCCGCGTTTCTCGTGTTCGCGTAACTCGCGGCCACGGCGTTGCAGAGAAGGACATCTGA
- the rplN gene encoding 50S ribosomal protein L14, producing the protein MIQQESRLRVADNTGAKEILCIRVLGGSGRRYAGIGDTIVATVKDAIPGGNVKKGDVVKAVIVRTTKERRRPDGSYIKFDENAAVILKTDGEPRGTRIFGPVGRELRDNKFMKIISLAPEVL; encoded by the coding sequence ATGATCCAGCAGGAGTCGCGACTTCGCGTTGCTGACAACACCGGTGCCAAGGAAATTCTTTGCATCCGTGTTCTCGGTGGCTCGGGCCGTCGCTACGCCGGTATCGGCGACACAATTGTTGCCACCGTCAAGGATGCTATCCCTGGCGGAAACGTCAAGAAGGGTGACGTCGTTAAGGCTGTCATCGTTCGTACCACCAAGGAACGTCGTCGTCCAGACGGTTCCTACATCAAGTTTGATGAGAACGCAGCTGTGATTCTCAAGACTGATGGTGAACCACGTGGAACCCGCATCTTCGGCCCAGTTGGCCGTGAGCTGCGTGATAACAAGTTCATGAAGATCATCTCGCTAGCTCCGGAGGTGCTCTAA
- the rpsQ gene encoding 30S ribosomal protein S17: MSEKVIAERPQRKTRRGYVVSDKMDKTITVEVEDRVKHPLYGKVMTRSSKVKAHDELNTAGSGDLVLIMETRPLSATKRWRLVEILEKAK, from the coding sequence ATGAGCGAGAAGGTAATCGCAGAACGTCCTCAGCGCAAGACGCGTCGTGGGTACGTTGTAAGTGACAAGATGGATAAAACCATCACAGTCGAGGTCGAAGATCGCGTAAAGCACCCGCTTTACGGTAAGGTTATGACCAGAAGCAGCAAGGTTAAGGCTCACGACGAGCTAAACACCGCTGGTTCTGGCGACCTCGTCCTCATCATGGAGACCCGCCCGCTATCCGCTACCAAGCGGTGGCGTCTGGTGGAGATCCTCGAGAAGGCCAAGTAA
- the rpmC gene encoding 50S ribosomal protein L29 — MASKGISTTDLDVLDDAALVAEVEKAKKELFNLRFQAASGQLDNHGRLKTVRRDIARIYTILRERELGIRTAPSVSE, encoded by the coding sequence ATGGCTTCCAAGGGAATTTCAACAACTGATCTGGATGTTCTCGACGACGCAGCTTTGGTTGCAGAAGTTGAGAAGGCGAAGAAGGAACTCTTCAACCTTCGCTTCCAGGCGGCCTCTGGCCAGCTGGACAACCACGGTCGTCTCAAGACGGTTCGCCGCGACATTGCACGGATTTACACAATCCTGCGTGAGCGTGAACTGGGCATCCGTACTGCACCTAGCGTGAGCGAGTGA
- the rplP gene encoding 50S ribosomal protein L16, translating into MLIPRRLKHRKQHHPGRSGASKGGNEVTFGDFGIQALAPAYLTNRQIEAARIAMTRHIKRGGKVWINVYPDRPLTKKPAETRMGSGKGSPEWWVANVKPGRILFELAGVDEPLAREAMRRAMHKLPMKCRFVVREGGAN; encoded by the coding sequence ATGTTAATCCCGCGCAGGCTCAAGCACCGCAAGCAGCACCACCCAGGACGCTCCGGCGCCTCAAAGGGCGGTAACGAAGTAACGTTTGGTGACTTTGGCATCCAGGCTTTGGCCCCTGCCTACCTCACCAACCGCCAGATCGAAGCTGCGCGTATTGCGATGACCCGTCACATTAAGCGTGGCGGTAAGGTCTGGATCAATGTTTACCCAGACCGTCCACTAACCAAGAAGCCTGCTGAAACCCGTATGGGTTCCGGTAAGGGTTCACCTGAGTGGTGGGTAGCCAATGTTAAGCCAGGCCGTATTCTCTTCGAATTGGCCGGCGTTGACGAGCCACTGGCACGCGAGGCAATGCGCCGCGCGATGCACAAGCTCCCGATGAAGTGCCGCTTCGTGGTACGCGAAGGTGGTGCTAACTGA
- the rpsC gene encoding 30S ribosomal protein S3, which translates to MGQKIHPHGYRLGITTDHRSRWFADSTKPGQRYRDYVREDVAIRKLMATGLERAGIAKVEIERTRDRVRVDIHTARPGIVIGRRGAEADRIRGELEKLTGKQVQLNILEVKNAEMEAQLVAQGIAEQLASRVSFRRAMRKGMQSALRSGAKGIRVQCSGRLGGAEMSRSEFYREGRVPLHTLRAYIDYGFYEARTTFGRIGVKVWIYKGDMTEKEFNAQQAASAPRAGRGRGERPARGGRRNNERNAAPAAAAPSAEAPAPAAETGTEA; encoded by the coding sequence GTGGGACAGAAGATTCACCCGCACGGGTACCGTCTAGGCATTACCACCGACCACCGGTCGCGTTGGTTTGCCGACAGCACCAAGCCCGGCCAGCGTTACCGTGACTACGTTCGCGAGGACGTAGCTATCCGCAAGCTCATGGCCACTGGCCTCGAGCGTGCAGGTATCGCAAAGGTCGAAATCGAGCGTACGCGTGACCGCGTACGTGTTGACATCCACACCGCACGCCCAGGCATTGTCATTGGACGACGCGGGGCAGAGGCAGACCGCATCCGTGGCGAGCTTGAAAAGCTCACCGGTAAGCAGGTTCAGCTCAACATTCTTGAAGTTAAGAACGCTGAGATGGAAGCCCAGCTGGTCGCTCAGGGTATTGCGGAGCAGCTCGCCTCACGTGTGTCATTCCGTCGCGCAATGCGCAAGGGAATGCAGTCCGCTCTTCGTTCCGGCGCTAAGGGCATCCGTGTCCAGTGCTCCGGTCGTTTGGGTGGCGCTGAGATGAGCCGGTCGGAGTTCTACCGCGAAGGCCGTGTGCCACTGCACACCCTGCGCGCGTACATCGACTACGGATTCTACGAGGCACGTACGACCTTCGGTCGCATCGGTGTCAAGGTATGGATCTACAAGGGCGACATGACCGAGAAGGAATTCAACGCGCAGCAGGCAGCGTCAGCACCACGTGCTGGTCGCGGTCGTGGTGAGCGTCCAGCTCGTGGCGGTCGTCGTAACAACGAGCGCAACGCAGCTCCAGCAGCTGCTGCGCCATCGGCTGAGGCACCAGCCCCAGCCGCTGAGACCGGAACGGAGGCCTGA